A single region of the Xiphias gladius isolate SHS-SW01 ecotype Sanya breed wild chromosome 17, ASM1685928v1, whole genome shotgun sequence genome encodes:
- the hmgb1a gene encoding high mobility group protein B1a — protein MGKDPTKPRGKMSSYAYFVQTCREEHKKKHPDASVNFAEFSKKCSERWKTMSAKEKGKFEDLARQDKARYEREMMSYVPVRGGKKKKYKDPNAPKRPPSAFFIFCSEFRPKVKGESPGLSIGDVAKRLGEMWNSTAAEDKQPYEKKAAKLKEKYEKDIAAYRAKGKTGGGAPGKAPSKAEKKDEDDDDEDEDDEEEEDDDDDDDDE, from the exons ATGGGGAAAGATCCAACCAAGCCAAGGGGGAAGATGTCCTCCTATGCATATTTTGTGCAGACCTGTCGGGAGGAGCACAAGAAGAAGCACCCCGATGCTTCCGTTAACTTTGCTGAGTTCTCCAAGAAGTGCTCCGAGCGATGGAAG acaatgtCTGCCAAGGAGAAGGGCAAATTTGAGGACCTGGCCAGGCAGGACAAGGCACGCTATGAGAGGGAGATGATGAGCTACGTTCCAGtcaggggaggaaagaagaagaagtacaAGGACCCTAATGCCCCCAAGAGACCCCC aTCTGCCTTCTTCATCTTCTGCTCAGAGTTCCGCCCTAAGGTGAAAGGCGAGAGCCCTGGTTTATCCATTGGAGATGTTGCCAAGAGGCTGGGTGAGATGTGGAACAGCACCGCTGCAGAGGACAAGCAGCCCTATGAGAAAAAGGCCGCTAAACTGAAGGAGAAGTATGAGAAG GACATCGCAGCATATCGCGCTAAGGGCAAAACAGGTGGCGGAGCACCAGGAAAAGCCCCGTCCAAGGCGGAGAAGAAGGATGAAGATGACGACGATGAGGACGAAgatgacgaggaggaggaggatgacgatgatgacgatgatgacgaGTAG